GCATCGCCGTCGACGAAGCCCACTGCATCTCGGAATGGGGCCACGACTTCCGCAAGGACTTTAAACGCCTCTCCTGGTTCAGGGAGCGCTTCCCAGACGTGCCCATCATGTGCCTTACCGCGACAGCAAACGAGCAAGTCCGCAATgacatcctcaccaccctcggcaTCAACGGACCTAACCTCAAGGCGTTTACCATGTCGGCGTTTCGTCCCAACTTGCATCTCGAGGTGAGGTTCACGAGCGATCAGACAGACGACAGGTACGACGACTTTGTCTCGTGGCTCAAGGGGGTGTACGAGCGCAGGGGGAAACCGGATCGGAAACCGGAGCTGGACGAGATGGGGGAGCGGGTGGAGAACGTCTCGGGGATTATTTACACCACTTCGAGGGACGAGTGCGAGTCGCTTGCTGCTTCGCTGAGGTCGCATGACATTGCCGCCAGGCCGTTTCATGCCAAGCTTGCGAATCAGGACAAGGAGCGGACGTTGCAAAAGTGGATAAGGAATGAGGTCGGCTATGATATTATTGTGGCTACGACTGcttttgggatggggataGATAAAGATGATGTCCGGTTTGTGGTTCACTGGAGGCTTCCGAAATCTTTTGAGGGGTATTATcaggaggcggggagggcggggagggacgGGAAGGCGAGTTACTGCTTTTTGTATTATTCTAGGGAGGATAGGGATCGGGTTTGTGGGATGATTGTCAAGGACAATACGTCGGGAGATAGGAGGGAtaaggggggggaggcgaaCAAAcgggcgaggatggagagtCATGAGGCTTTGGTGAGGTATTGTGAGGATACGGGGGGGTGTAGGCATGCGGCGATTACCAAGTAttttggggagaaggaggtgccAAAGTGTGATTTTGCCTGTGATTGGCATAAGGATCGGGAGGgcctgaagaggaggtggagggaggggttggcaaGTGAGGAGTGGGTTTGTAcgcagagggaggaaggcGCTTTTGAGGATTATTATTACAGTGAGtagatgttgaggaggagggtgggtgTGGAGCTTATGGTGTCAGCCGGTGGGAGAGACGAACATTGAATGTTTGACTGTGCTATTCGCAGCAGATGGGTGTAGCGGCCGTATCAGGCATAAGGACAGCTTTTAGCAGTAAAGCATACATCTAGCTCAGCATAGTTGTAATTACCTCGAGCATTTTCAGCTCCGAGCTTCGCTGTTtcaaccatcacaaccacctACCAAACCAAGAAACACACATGGGTATCATATcacaacacaaccaccacaacacctcTGCCCTCACATCACACCACTGTCCTTCCTAGTGACCAGGAAActccctcacaaaccccaccaccacccccaacagcacccccaaactcacaaacacccccatcctcttcgaccacaatccctcctccctcaacaaccaccccacaacccccatcgGAAAAACAAACCCAATCGCCATCCCCTTCACCAGCAAATCCACATTCCCtgcccacccctccccctcctcttcttgccttgcgcccccctccccagcatcCTGCCCTGTGAAgccacccccatcatcaagccACGCATCTTCCAGTTCCAACATCCTCTCTGCAGAAGGCATATCATCCGGGGTATACCTGGCCGCATGCCACCCCCTAAACGTCAGCCTCAAGTtgacaatctcctccctcgtcagACTCCCCGCCAACCTATCAAACCCCCTCGGTTCCCTCCCTGTCCTGTTACCGCCTCTATCCTCGGGTAcagctggtgttggtgccgcTGCTGCAGCGGGAGCGGTGGCAGCTTTTGACTCGGTCTCTAAATCCTCGGGGGAGAGGACATGACCGATGGAGCAGTTGATGAAGACGCGTCGTTCTGGTACTGGtgcatcttttctttttccctttgggtcggggaggttttgggatggcgggggtggggggagggactTGAACACTGTTGACAAGGGGGAGGTGTCGGGGAGGATGCGGCCGTTGTGGATGAAGcggaggttggaggttgcgccggtggtgggggtgaggtgTTGACGGATTAGGTGTttgagggtgatgacggtggtggtggagggggaggggatgtcGAGTTcgaggtcggggagggaggtgctgaagcggatggtgatgtggagtggttgttgggtggggggtggtggtaatggGGATTTGGATCTTGCCCGGGTGGGagctgatgatggatggagtAATGGGGCGGTTGGGTGTTcgttgctggaggaggatgacgaggaaccGACGCTTGTGTTGCGTTTGGGACGGGAttttctgctgctgctgctgctgctcatgatggcggtgggtggtggtgggatggtgttCTCGAAATTGGGAATTGGGAGTTGGGAAAATGACGATGCAGGGTGAACCAAAGACATAGATGGGGCCGTTGAGTCTTGGCTTTGGGGCTTTCTCCAAATTTCCCCGCAAAGAGAAGGCTTGGCATGCATTAtccggggttggggtttttgaCGACCAACTTCTCGAGCCGTGGACAAAAGAATAAAGAGTGCTGCTTGAGATGACAGCCTCGACTATCTTAACAGCGATCCTCATTATCGTCAAAGGCGTATCAATGTAGATTCAAGGCCTACTGATTAGATTCAAATGCCTCCAAATATAATCAAGACATTTCAAGCATAGTCAACAAGTCTTCAAACATGGTAGTGCAATCTGAAATGAGGGTCTCGAAGGCAATTAACACACGCCTTCGACTATGATAAAAATCCCGAGAATTATCCCAATCATAAAGAACAACCAACTCCAACGGCATTCAAGAGAGCTCTCTAAATCATTCTAGCAACTCTCACGAGCGCCCTAGACATCATCCCAGTAATGAAAGATCCTAAGCCAAGCAGCGTTCACAAAGGCTCTTTGGATAATTCCAGCAGCGGTCAGGAACGCTTGAGACATCATCCCAGCAGTCGAAGGGGTATATAGGTATTGCCTTTTGAGGCTCTTATTTACATTGAAGTCTCTTTCACTCTATGCATGATGTCCTGCTGAAGACTTTCAAGACATGTAATGTTACAGTAATGTACAGTGCTATAATATAAACAGCAATCCCGCAAAGTCATCTTCTTGTAAGTCAAAGCAGAATGAAGTTAGGAGTATGAGAAGACTGAAGCCTAATGCAatacccccctttttctaaGCATTCCCCCATCCATTACTAGGTACTCATGCTTGTTTATGTTCCCTCCACCTTAATATCTCTGAAAGCCTGTTGATTATCTTTTAAGGCTGATGTGACGTTTCAGCTATTGTGAATTTGTTTACgatgggttgttgaagactgGCTGTACATTCAAAGACAGTGAACATGCCTTCAGACATAATGAGTACGCCTTCAAATGGAATAAACAGGCCTGTTAGCTATCTTTGAACACCTGTCGACTATCGTTTAACGCATGTCGACTATATTTTGAAGCCTATTAACTGTCTTTCAACGCCTGATAATTATCTTTGAAGGCGTTGCTAGTATCTTTCAAGGTCTCTTGATTATGATTGAAGGCCTTCAGAGATAGTTGACAGGCCTTCTTATGATAGTTGAAGGTGTGTCTGTTGTCTTTTGAGGCCTTGATTTCACATTACAGTCTCTGTCACCTTGTGCACGATGTGTTGTTAAGGACTTTTGTACATGTATAATATAGTAGTGTATTAGATTATAAACAGTATTCCCTCAACTATCCCGCCCTTTGTGTTTCCTCCCAGATTGTGCATGAATAAGCCAAGGAAATATGAAGCCAAATTAACAAACCGAAGCCAAAACAAATCTCCCAAAGCATTCTCCCATCCATTGCTCATGCCTCTTTGTGTATCCTCCACCAGAAAttccaacaaacaaacatttCAAAGCATATCTCCACCAGATAATCATCCGCAGAAAATCACTTCTTCAACTTcacatccatctccttcttAAATCCACGCCagaccttcttggccttctccaacaccttctcctttccttttccagCACGGGCCTCCTCAATAGCCTTCTCATGCTTCTCCTGAATATCGACCAAATAGTCGACGATGGATTGCCAAGTTTCCTGACAGTTCTCGCTAGTCAAGGCAGAGCACTCGGCGAAGCCAGCCGcgttgatggcggcggcggcagtcTCACCCTGGATATCAGTGGCGGGCTCAGGGGGAACAAGGAACCTCAAACCCAAGTTGGGAAACGTAGGACGACGATCGACCTTGAGGCCAATGACAATCAACGGCACATCACCGTGGAGAGAGGCAGCCAGCATAGGCTTCTAGACCGTGCTGAGGCCATCCAGGTTCCGGGAATCCTCGAGATCATAGCAGATGATGGCCGCATTGAAGAAGGTTGACCGAAGTTGGGTGTCATGACGGCCAGCAATCATGCCAGGAAAGTCCCACAACTCGACCTGGGCAAGGGTCCGACCGGTAGCATCGCCAGTGCTCATGGTGCTGATGGTGCGGATCTCTGTCGATGTCGAGGGGGCGCCGGGAATATATCTCCCCATCAAAAGACGGCTGCATTCTTGGTTAGTGAATATGACTAGGTTGGTGGAACTCAGATAGCAAACTTACTTGAGGAACGTGGTCTTGCCCGTCTCCGGGTGTCCCAAAACGCAAATCTTGAAGTTGCGAGTGGTGATGACCGGAGCAGGCACAAAGACCCGGGACATCATGCTGAACGGGGTACTTCTCCCGCTCTCACCAACGTGCCGCGACATGGCCGTTCCAGCGCGGGCCATGGTTGAACCGTGGTCGTCCACGGACGACCGAGTCACCGCTCCCCCGCTCACGCGGGAAAGAGCGCGCCTGAACGGTGCGGCGATCTTGACTCGCTTGCTGGGGCCAGCCTCAAGATCCTCCAATGTCGCGACTTTATTAGTGATATTTTCAAAGAAGTAGATCAAAAGTTGGAAAACTTACAGCTCCCTGTCGCTTAGTCCCAGTCTGCCGGTTCTCCGTGGTCGACTCCCCCATCTTaacctcgtcatcctccatcACGGTCGCCAAGCTTCCAGCTTGGCCTCCATTGGAGGAGCTGACTTCGGGCAGAGCGACTCTCTGCGGCCCAAATGGGCTCTCGGAAAGCgaaaccccctccagccAGTCCTCGAGGCGACGACTTGGGAGGTAGGTCACCTCACCTTGGTTTAAGAAAGCCTGGCCGTAGAGGCGGCCGGCTTGGGCAGAGGCGGAGTCGAAAAACTCCTCTGCCGGCCCGAGAATTATCGAGCGCGAGTGCTGCAACTGCGCAGACTGCGCGCCTAGTCTGGCAGCCCGGTTGAGGCTAGCCAGCGCCTCCAGGTGCTCGTCTCTGGGGGCGTTCATTGTTGCTGCTAAAGGGGAATCGGGTTCAGCAGCGAGGTAAATAGTGGCGTTTCGAGCTCTGGGTTCGTTGAGTCGAAAGCCAAAGCCTGTGACGAGGTGTGGCGACAATCCCACAAGATCTGGATTGAGGAAAGAACGGTTTGACCAACCTGGAGTCTGGATAAGAGATCGATGAGGTTCAGTTGATCGAAGACGTcttggtggaggcggaggcagAATATCAGCGTCAAGATGAAGGTCGACCTCTTGATCCTCTGGGGCGAGCGTGTAGTGAAATTCATGGGCCTCAAGGTGCGACGCTGAGAGGGGAGGCAGGCTGCTCTCGGCGCAACTCGCGCTCAGTGCCCTCCGGCGTCCTCGCATCGAGCTCCCCGGCATGGCGCGGCCACCTGCCATCGGGATCCGCATGCTGGCTGGTCTGTTCGAGGAAGAGGCCATGGCTAGTCGCATAAAGTCGCGCAAAATGAAGTTTGGATAGTCAGATGATACAGCCTTTTTCGAAGACAGAAAAGATACACAGCTGTGATCTCTGTCAAGGGGTTGAAACGACACTAAGAGAAGCTGGGCGAGCCGCCACGACAGAAGAACAAACCCGCGATAGTTGTTGTGAGAAGGAAGAATCAGAGAAAACTCCTGGCAGGCAGAGGAACTACAAGATCAGAAAAATATCTTGGGCCGGTGTTTAGACTGCAAAGAGAAGACGGCAGGAGCGTCGGGGGCATGGTCCGAGCGCCTTCGTTGAAGACTATGTGCCTGGTTGTATGCCTGGGTTGAGGACCAAGGGGCTTTAGAAGACAGCGACTGCATAAGAGCCATCCCGTATAGAATCCGGATTGATGGATTTCTTGCTGGTATACTTCAGAGTGGTCGAGGTTGTGATATCGTACTTCATATCAACAGTCTTTTGAGACCGTAGAGGGGTCCAGTCAAAGTCACAGCCAAATGATCACGACCAAGGAGCAGATTGCATTCGACACCACACGTGGAAAGCCGACTTTTATGTGCCTCTGATTTGAATATACTTACAATTGGAAACCATGTTGTTCATTCTGTAACTTGGCAAAGTCAACTTGCTgccgtcaccatcaccatctcaGGGGTAAATGTTTAGATATTCACATAAACCGCACACACCCCCATAATCGCATAAACCCCAACAATGACACAATGCTCCCCGGACCCACATCGGCTCCGGGATGACGGCGATTGCGCAATCCAGGGATCCGCCCCCCCCAAGTCGGTTTATAGCGGCCCACACCACCGATTGCGGCAGCTGTTTTGAATGAGTAATGAGTCCTGCCTCTTTTGAAGCCGAATTATCTCTCACTGTGACTTTTGGTGTCTTTCATCAATGAGCTCGTCGCTCCTCTCGCCTCTTTTCCGGCGACAGTTATTCACATCCCTTCACAAAGTTCCCACCAGACTAGCCTTCCAGAGTACCCCCTCTATCATGAGTGAGAAACTGAAGCCCGCGGCCCGTGTCGCTGGTAGGAGGCAGGATGTTTGGTGAGATCTCACATTTCTCTTTCAGTATACGTACATATCATTGACTCGAGACAAAAGGTCCATCATCAACGAAgcagcctccgcctcccccatccaGCCCATCGTCAACATGGGCCAAGGCTTCTTCGGCTACAACCCCCCAGACTTCATTCTCTCAGCTGCCAAATCCGCCCTGGACCGCGTAGAATGCAACCAGTACTCCCCCACAAAGGGCAGACCACGCCTCCTCAAAGCCCTCGCCGACGCATACTCCCCCTTCTGGGGCCGTCAACTAGACCCCAACACAGAaatcaccgtcaccaccggcgccaACGAGGGTATGCTCTCCGCCTTCATGGCCTTCATCGAGCCCGGTGACGAAGTCATCGTCTTCGAACCCTTCTTCGACCAGTACATCTCCAACATTGAAATGCCCGGCGGAAAAATTGTCTACGTGCCCATGCACCCACCAAAAGAAGGCGCCGTCAAAACCCTCTCGGCAGGGGAGTGGACagtcgactttgacgagcTCGAAAAAGCCATCACGCCCAGGACAAAAATGATTGTGCTCAACACACCCCACAACCCGGTAGGCAAAGTATTTTCCCGGTCCGAGCTCGAAAAAATCGCCGAGCTGTGTCTCAAGAACCA
The window above is part of the Podospora bellae-mahoneyi strain CBS 112042 chromosome 3, whole genome shotgun sequence genome. Proteins encoded here:
- a CDS encoding hypothetical protein (COG:L; EggNog:ENOG503NYD3), with protein sequence MPLVRTDSMQDIDFTLRRQFGKKSFRPQQREIINATLEGKDVFVQAATSFGKSLCFQLPAVIDHGITIVISPLLSLMMDQVKALRNSNIDARTLNSNTPFAERDHIMKDLGTGHPLTRLLYVTPELCSGPYFRERLELVHRQKELARIAVDEAHCISEWGHDFRKDFKRLSWFRERFPDVPIMCLTATANEQVRNDILTTLGINGPNLKAFTMSAFRPNLHLEVRFTSDQTDDRYDDFVSWLKGVYERRGKPDRKPELDEMGERVENVSGIIYTTSRDECESLAASLRSHDIAARPFHAKLANQDKERTLQKWIRNEVGYDIIVATTAFGMGIDKDDVRFVVHWRLPKSFEGYYQEAGRAGRDGKASYCFLYYSREDRDRVCGMIVKDNTSGDRRDKGGEANKRARMESHEALVRYCEDTGGCRHAAITKYFGEKEVPKCDFACDWHKDREGLKRRWREGLASEEWVCTQREEGAFEDYYYSE
- a CDS encoding hypothetical protein (BUSCO:EOG092640WA; EggNog:ENOG503P21M; COG:S); the encoded protein is MSSSSSSRKSRPKRNTSVGSSSSSSSNEHPTAPLLHPSSAPTRARSKSPLPPPPTQQPLHITIRFSTSLPDLELDIPSPSTTTVITLKHLIRQHLTPTTGATSNLRFIHNGRILPDTSPLSTVFKSLPPPPPSQNLPDPKGKRKDAPVPERRVFINCSIGHVLSPEDLETESKAATAPAAAAAPTPAVPEDRGGNRTGREPRGFDRLAGSLTREEIVNLRLTFRGWHAARYTPDDMPSAERMLELEDAWLDDGGGFTGQDAGEGGARQEEEGEGWAGNVDLLVKGMAIGFVFPMGVVGWLLREEGLWSKRMGVFVSLGVLLGVVVGFVREFPGH
- a CDS encoding hypothetical protein (EggNog:ENOG503PX9B; COG:S) yields the protein MRLAMASSSNRPASMRIPMAGGRAMPGSSMRGRRRALSASCAESSLPPLSASHLEAHEFHYTLAPEDQEVDLHLDADILPPPPPRRLRSTEPHRSLIQTPGWSNRSFLNPDLVGLSPHLVTGFGFRLNEPRARNATIYLAAEPDSPLAATMNAPRDEHLEALASLNRAARLGAQSAQLQHSRSIILGPAEEFFDSASAQAGRLYGQAFLNQGEVTYLPSRRLEDWLEGVSLSESPFGPQRVALPEVSSSNGGQAGSLATVMEDDEVKMGESTTENRQTGTKRQGADLEAGPSKRVKIAAPFRRALSRVSGGAVTRSSVDDHGSTMARAGTAMSRHVGESGRSTPFSMMSRVFVPAPVITTRNFKICVLGHPETGKTTFLNRLLMGRYIPGAPSTSTEIRTISTMSTGDATGRTLAQVELWDFPGMIAGRHDTQLRSTFFNAAIICYDLEDSRNLDGLSTKPMLAASLHGDVPLIVIGLKVDRRPTFPNLGLRFLVPPEPATDIQGETAAAAINAAGFAECSALTSENCQETWQSIVDYLVDIQEKHEKAIEEARAGKGKEKVLEKAKKVWRGFKKEMDVKLKK
- the BNA3 gene encoding arylformamidase (COG:E; BUSCO:EOG09262DKA; EggNog:ENOG503NVUU), whose translation is MSSSLLSPLFRRQLFTSLHKVPTRLAFQSTPSIMSEKLKPAARVAGRRQDVWSIINEAASASPIQPIVNMGQGFFGYNPPDFILSAAKSALDRVECNQYSPTKGRPRLLKALADAYSPFWGRQLDPNTEITVTTGANEGMLSAFMAFIEPGDEVIVFEPFFDQYISNIEMPGGKIVYVPMHPPKEGAVKTLSAGEWTVDFDELEKAITPRTKMIVLNTPHNPVGKVFSRSELEKIAELCLKNQIIILSDEVYDRLYYTEFTRIATLSPEVEKITLTVGSAGKNFYATGWRVGWLIGPPELIQYVSAAHTRICYSSVSPLQEACAIGFEEADGHGFWEQCIADMTAKMERFTAVFDELGIPYSKPEGGYFVMANFNKVQLPEGYEFPKHVEERPRDFKLAWFLIQELGVAAIPPSEFYTDENAGIVEDYLRFAVCKPDNVLEDAKERLRGLKKYLKK